TGCAATTTTTTTAACCTTCTCTTTTGCATTTACGGGAACGACTGAAATTCTTGCATATAAAAGCATTTCAATATCATTTTCTCCATCTCCAAAAGCAATTATTTCATCGGGTTTTATATTGTAATATTTGGCAAGTGCTTTTAAAGCAATTCCTTTATTCACCCCTTTATTCATGAATTCAAGATATTCTGGATTTGTTTTTACAATATTCAAACTTTTACCAAAAAGTTTTTTGAAATATCTGTACTGGAAATCTCTCGTCCTTTTAATATTCTCATTTTCAGTATCTGTTATTAAAATAAGTTTTGTTGGTTTTTTATTTTTAAAATTTTCTAAACTATCAACAAAAAAATATTTTGCACCTGTCTGTTTTGAGTAAATATCAACATATTTTTTTAACAATGGGTCATTCACAGCATAAAGAGTATCATTATAGTAGAAATTAAGAAGGAATTTGTTCTCCAAACAATAATTAATTATAAACTTTGAGTACTTTAAAGGAACAGGATTATGATAAATTATTTTTCTTTTTTCTTTTTCTGTTAATCTGACCATTGCACCATTATAAACAATAAGAGGAGTATCAATTCCAAGAATTTCTGAATATACAGAAACACAATCAGTCATTCTTCCTGAAGCAAGAACAACAATGCCACCGGATTTATAAAATTTTTTTAAGGTTATTTTATCTTCTTTATTAATTTCTCCTTTATTGTTAAGTAGAGTCCCATCAAGATCTATCGTAAGTAATTTTATCATTTTGTCAGATTTAAATTTTATCTTTTTTTATTCTGCATAATTTCTGCTCTCTTTAAATATTCTTTATAGGTTACAAGTTTAAATTCTTTTATTATTTTTTCTATTGATATTTTTCTATCAACAACTTCTATTGTAAAAATCGCTTCATCCCCAAAAGTTTCTAGTTTCACTCCATCCTTATATTTTTCAATTATTTTTCTTACTTTATCTCCCTGGTAATCCCAGTGAAAAACAGTTCTTTCAAGATTTATATCTGACCATACCCAGTATGAAAATCTGTCTGTTTTTACCAACCATCTTCCAGTATTATCTATTATTCCAGAATTTAAAGACCATATACCAGCAACTATAAAAACCTGATA
The sequence above is drawn from the bacterium genome and encodes:
- a CDS encoding Cof-type HAD-IIB family hydrolase, which produces MIKLLTIDLDGTLLNNKGEINKEDKITLKKFYKSGGIVVLASGRMTDCVSVYSEILGIDTPLIVYNGAMVRLTEKEKRKIIYHNPVPLKYSKFIINYCLENKFLLNFYYNDTLYAVNDPLLKKYVDIYSKQTGAKYFFVDSLENFKNKKPTKLILITDTENENIKRTRDFQYRYFKKLFGKSLNIVKTNPEYLEFMNKGVNKGIALKALAKYYNIKPDEIIAFGDGENDIEMLLYARISVVPVNAKEKVKKIAKIVSDYSNEDAYISKFLKGFLSI